From Pan troglodytes isolate AG18354 chromosome 9, NHGRI_mPanTro3-v2.0_pri, whole genome shotgun sequence, the proteins below share one genomic window:
- the RASSF10 gene encoding ras association domain-containing protein 10, whose amino-acid sequence MDPSEKKISVWICQEEKLVSGLSRRTTCSDVVRVLLEDGCRRRRRQRRSRRLGSAGDPHGPGELPEPPNEDDEDDDEALPQGMLCGPPQCYCIVEKWRGFERILPNKTRILRLWAAWGEEQENVRFVLVRSEASLPNAGPRSAEARVVLSRERPCPARGAPARPSLAMTQEKQRRVVRKAFRKLAKLNRRRQQQTPSSCSSTSSSTASSCSSSPRTHESASVERMETLVHLVLSQDHTIRQQVQRLHELDREIDRYEAKVHLDRMRRHGVNYVQDTYLVGAGIELDGSRPGEEPEEVAAEAEEAAAAPPLAGEAQAAALEELARRCEDLLRLQEQRVQQEELLERLSAEIQEELNQRWMRRRQEELAAREEPLEPDGGPDGELLLEQERVRTQLSTSLYIGLRLNTDLEAVKSDLDYSQQQWDSKERELQGLLQTLHTLELTVAPDGAPGSGSPSREPGPQACADMWVDQARGLAKSGPGNDEDSDTGLSSMHSQDSDSLPMCESLV is encoded by the coding sequence ATGGATCCTTCGGAAAAGAAGATATCGGTGTGGATCTGCCAGGAAGAGAAGCTGGTGTCCGGCCTCTCCCGCCGCACCACTTGCTCCGACGTTGTGCGAGTGCTTTTGGAGGACGGCTGCCGGCGGCGACGGAGACAGCGGCGGAGCCGGCGGCTGGGGTCGGCCGGCGACCCGCATGGCCCGGGAGAGCTGCCCGAACCCCCGAACGAGGACGACGAGGACGACGACGAGGCGCTGCCGCAGGGCATGCTGTGCGGGCCCCCGCAGTGCTATTGCATCGTGGAGAAGTGGCGCGGCTTTGAGCGCATCCTCCCCAACAAGACGCGCATCTTGCGCCTCTGGGCTGCCTGGGGCGAAGAGCAAGAGAATGTGCGCTTCGTGCTAGTGCGCAGCGAGGCATCGCTGCCTAACGCCGGCCCCCGCAGCGCCGAGGCGCGCGTAGTGCTGAGCCGAGAGCGCCCCTGTCCGGCCCGCGGGGCCCCGGCGCGGCCCAGCCTGGCCATGACCCAGGAGAAACAGCGGCGAGTGGTGCGCAAGGCCTTTCGCAAACTGGCCAAGCTCAACCGGCGGCGCCAGCAGCAGACACCGTCGTCCTGTTCGTCCACTTCGTCGTCCACTGCCTCGTCCTGCTCTTCGTCGCCGCGGACCCACGAGAGCGCGTCGGTGGAGCGCATGGAGACGCTGGTGCATCTGGTGCTTTCCCAGGACCACACAATTCGCCAGCAGGTGCAGCGGCTCCACGAGCTGGACCGCGAGATCGATCGCTACGAGGCCAAGGTGCACCTGGACCGCATGCGGCGTCACGGGGTCAACTACGTGCAGGACACTTACTTGGTTGGGGCAGGCATCGAGCTCGACGGGTCCAGACCGGGAGAGGAGCCAGAAGAGGTGGCGGCGGAGgcggaggaggcggcggcggcgccccCTCTAGCCGGCGAGGCGCAGGCGGCGGCGCTGGAGGAGCTGGCCCGGCGCTGCGAAGACTTGCTGCGGCTTCAGGAGCAACGGGTTCAGCAGGAGGAGTTGCTGGAGCGCCTTTCAGCCGAGATTCAGGAGGAACTCAACCAGAGGTGGATGCGACGGCGCCAGGAGGAGCTGGCGGCGCGGGAGGAGCCCCTGGAGCCCGACGGTGGCCCCGACGGCGAGCTGCTGCTGGAGCAGGAACGGGTCAGGACGCAGCTCAGTACCAGCCTTTACATTGGGCTGCGGCTCAACACGGACCTAGAGGCCGTCAAGTCGGACTTGGATTACAGCCAGCAGCAATGGGACAGCAAGGAGCGCGAGCTACAGGGCCTTCTGCAAACTTTGCACACTTTGGAGCTGACGGTGGCACCGGATGGGGCTCCTGGCTCTGGCAGTCCCTCGCGGGAACCTGGGCCTCAAGCCTGCGCCGACATGTGGGTGGACCAGGCCCGTGGACTGGCCAAGAGCGGTCCTGGCAACGACGAAGACTCGGATACGGGACTGAGCTCTATGCATAGCCAAGACTCGGACTCCTTGCCCATGTGCGAATCCCTTGTGtag